A window of the Cytophagaceae bacterium genome harbors these coding sequences:
- a CDS encoding thioredoxin domain-containing protein: MNKLAQETSPYLLQHKDNPVDWFPWGDEALNKAQTEDKPIILSIGYSSCHWCHVMEHECFEDFEVAEIMNHYFVCIKLDREERPDIDAIYMDALQNMGLRGGWPLNVFLMPDTKPFYGGTYFPKKNWINLLLSVVNSFKTQREKLQESADGFARSLNIKDSEKYFFGQEIQEIAFSGDEINQILNKIQESYDTIDGGMKRSPKFPMPTIWKMLLDAIAYFPNEKHINQLKLTIERIILGGIFDHISGGWCRYSTDDKWKIPHFEKMLYDNGQLLSLTARANLYFKENIGFKQLTDWALSSTVAWLEHEMSSAVGGFFAALDADSEGEEGKYYVWEEKEIKEALAEKSDYFIQTYKVTAQGNWEENKNILHLENYPENFPTLVESHKILKNKLLNRVRPGLDNKILCGWNALVLNGLVETLRFTDVVFPIDIVKNGFEFFENNFMVKHGDLLRLKHQAGHKDNLAFLEDYSSTIAAFINYYQYCFEEKYLNYSLQLTDYLIDNFYDDSENLFYFTDKNAEKLIARKKEIFDNVIPSSNSMMAHNLNLLGRIFEKESFLEISETMFKKVKPLLIQDPQWLSNWVALGMYFSAQKHDIVVVGPDYKNILKELQKARFLPNAIFFGTNQTSNLPAFEGRLLNDNQTRIYICIDKTCLLPLTNLNEAIEILKQ; the protein is encoded by the coding sequence ATGAATAAACTAGCCCAAGAAACCAGCCCATATTTACTTCAGCACAAAGACAACCCGGTAGATTGGTTTCCTTGGGGCGATGAGGCCTTAAATAAAGCCCAAACTGAGGATAAACCTATCATTTTAAGCATCGGATACAGCAGTTGTCACTGGTGCCACGTGATGGAACATGAGTGTTTTGAAGATTTTGAAGTGGCCGAGATCATGAATCATTATTTTGTTTGTATCAAACTTGATCGTGAAGAAAGACCCGATATTGATGCCATTTATATGGATGCCTTGCAAAACATGGGGTTGAGAGGTGGCTGGCCATTAAATGTTTTCCTGATGCCAGATACCAAACCTTTTTATGGGGGTACCTACTTTCCAAAAAAAAATTGGATCAACCTGTTGCTAAGTGTGGTTAACTCTTTTAAAACACAAAGAGAAAAGTTGCAGGAATCTGCTGATGGATTTGCCAGATCGTTGAATATTAAAGATTCAGAAAAGTATTTTTTTGGACAAGAAATACAGGAAATTGCCTTTTCAGGGGATGAAATAAATCAAATATTAAATAAGATTCAGGAATCTTATGATACCATTGATGGTGGGATGAAACGTTCTCCAAAATTTCCAATGCCTACAATCTGGAAAATGTTATTGGATGCAATAGCATACTTTCCGAATGAAAAACACATAAATCAATTAAAATTAACCATTGAGAGAATAATACTCGGAGGAATTTTTGACCATATTTCGGGTGGGTGGTGTCGGTACTCAACCGATGATAAATGGAAAATCCCTCACTTTGAAAAAATGCTCTATGACAACGGTCAACTGCTTTCACTAACCGCCCGGGCCAATTTATATTTTAAAGAGAATATAGGATTTAAACAGTTGACTGATTGGGCTTTAAGTTCTACGGTGGCCTGGCTAGAGCACGAAATGTCATCAGCTGTCGGTGGCTTTTTTGCGGCCCTTGATGCTGATTCTGAGGGAGAAGAAGGGAAATACTACGTGTGGGAGGAAAAAGAAATAAAAGAAGCTCTCGCTGAAAAATCAGATTATTTTATCCAAACTTACAAAGTAACTGCACAGGGAAATTGGGAGGAAAATAAGAATATTTTACATTTGGAAAATTACCCCGAAAATTTTCCAACTTTAGTCGAATCACATAAAATCCTGAAAAATAAATTATTAAATAGGGTTCGACCTGGCTTAGATAATAAAATTCTGTGTGGATGGAACGCACTGGTATTAAATGGCTTAGTTGAAACTTTACGATTTACAGATGTGGTTTTTCCAATTGACATTGTAAAAAATGGGTTCGAATTTTTTGAAAATAATTTCATGGTAAAACATGGAGATTTATTAAGACTCAAACATCAGGCTGGTCATAAAGATAATCTGGCATTTTTGGAAGATTACTCCTCAACAATTGCCGCTTTTATCAATTACTATCAATATTGTTTTGAGGAGAAATATTTAAACTATTCCCTACAATTGACTGATTACCTGATAGATAATTTTTATGATGATTCAGAAAATCTGTTTTATTTTACAGATAAAAATGCTGAAAAATTAATTGCACGTAAAAAGGAAATCTTTGATAATGTGATACCTTCATCAAATTCTATGATGGCACATAATCTTAATTTATTAGGCCGAATTTTTGAAAAAGAAAGCTTTCTGGAAATTTCTGAGACGATGTTTAAAAAAGTAAAACCTTTGTTGATTCAAGACCCTCAATGGTTGTCAAACTGGGTGGCTTTGGGCATGTATTTTTCCGCTCAAAAGCATGATATTGTCGTGGTTGGGCCTGATTATAAAAATATCTTGAAAGAATTACAAAAAGCCAGATTTTTGCCGAATGCTATATTTTTTGGAACAAATCAAACCTCTAATTTACCGGCTTTTGAAGGAAGATTACTGAATGATAATCAGACAAGAATTTACATTTGCATCGACAAAACCTGTCTTTTACCGCTCACTAATCTTAATGAGGCTATCGAAATATTGAAACAATGA
- a CDS encoding TonB-dependent receptor: protein MLQKAYILLKFILVFTLFYQDISAQKLDCECFVVGKIKDAQTGEPVSGALVEIKSLRKAVFADNLGEYRIDNICEGRYLISVKILGFEEKTQWVDLKHEFHWEVALEESEIHLDQVNIVARKVETINSNLKSISEEIIKQKSGNLLGEILKELPGVNTMSTGSNIVKPVIHGLHSNRIMTINNGIKHEGQQWGNEHAPEIDPFLAKKITVIKGASSVRYGPEAIGGVILVEPAEMVHREKLLTEINQFSMSNGWQNGISLITEGSLHKIKDLNWRVQVSTKKGGNISTPQYSLANTGSQEFNFSLAGKYSFRKIDNELFFSQFNTKIAIFSGAHIGNLTDLSSAINRARPLEIYTPETFTYKLDRPFQDIQHNLLKIKSAISLKNNQNVSFTFGNQYNFRSEVDALRGDKSTAQIFKITTQSLETIFQHKPIFKKLNGNLGLNTSIQKNITTGTLKNPLKSNVLIPNFLSKNIGLFLTERFVKSRFEWEGGIRLDTRIMDVFYLKRGENEITAENFFNYRFSASSSMNKIISPNFKFGYNIGTAWKPPVVSELFSDGVHHGAASYEVGDRNLTSEKSVDNALTIEFEAGYYHFESQFYVNFIQDYIFMAPTGNGVLTIRGAFPEFKYTQTDALFKGFDLSNRLNFTKNIVFENHLSFLRADDLERRQPLIFIPANRSVSSISIELPLKLLEKIKISHQFVAKQKRVPTKSVFENEENSEFQLIGGDYSASPPSYNLIDLYLSKSYLFKNKSKINCGLEIKNLTNTVYRDYLNRFRYFTSDQGINFILRMNLTF, encoded by the coding sequence ATGTTGCAAAAAGCTTACATACTTCTAAAATTTATTTTAGTTTTTACTTTATTTTATCAAGACATTTCGGCTCAAAAACTTGATTGTGAATGTTTTGTGGTTGGGAAAATTAAGGACGCCCAAACCGGTGAACCTGTTAGTGGTGCTTTGGTTGAAATTAAAAGTTTAAGAAAAGCAGTATTTGCCGACAACCTGGGTGAATACCGGATCGATAATATCTGCGAAGGACGTTATTTAATTTCAGTAAAAATTTTGGGTTTTGAAGAAAAGACCCAATGGGTTGACCTGAAACACGAATTTCACTGGGAAGTAGCCCTTGAGGAATCTGAAATCCATCTCGATCAAGTGAATATTGTTGCCCGGAAAGTTGAAACAATCAATTCAAATCTTAAGAGCATTTCGGAAGAAATTATCAAACAAAAATCGGGGAATCTACTTGGAGAAATATTGAAAGAATTGCCTGGCGTAAATACCATGAGTACGGGCAGTAATATTGTAAAACCAGTGATTCATGGACTACATTCTAATCGAATAATGACCATAAATAATGGAATAAAACATGAAGGCCAGCAATGGGGTAATGAACATGCACCCGAAATAGATCCATTTTTAGCCAAAAAAATAACAGTGATTAAAGGTGCTTCGAGTGTTAGATATGGACCCGAAGCAATAGGAGGAGTAATATTGGTAGAACCTGCTGAAATGGTTCACCGGGAAAAACTTTTAACTGAAATTAACCAGTTTTCAATGTCAAATGGTTGGCAGAATGGTATATCACTGATAACCGAAGGAAGTTTACACAAAATAAAAGATTTAAACTGGAGAGTTCAGGTTTCTACAAAAAAAGGTGGAAATATTTCAACTCCTCAGTACTCTTTGGCAAATACCGGGTCACAGGAATTTAACTTTTCGCTGGCAGGAAAATATTCTTTTAGAAAAATTGATAATGAACTGTTTTTCAGTCAGTTTAATACTAAAATCGCTATTTTTTCAGGAGCACACATTGGAAATCTTACTGACCTTTCTTCTGCAATAAACCGGGCAAGGCCTTTGGAGATTTATACACCGGAAACATTTACCTATAAACTTGATCGCCCTTTTCAGGATATTCAGCACAATTTGTTAAAAATCAAATCTGCAATAAGCCTGAAAAATAACCAAAACGTTTCATTTACATTTGGAAATCAATATAATTTCAGATCAGAAGTTGATGCCCTTAGGGGTGATAAATCTACTGCTCAGATATTTAAAATTACGACTCAATCTTTAGAAACAATTTTTCAACATAAACCAATATTTAAAAAACTAAATGGGAATCTGGGCTTAAATACGTCAATTCAAAAGAATATCACCACCGGAACTCTTAAAAATCCGCTCAAGTCCAATGTCCTCATTCCTAATTTTTTATCTAAAAACATTGGACTTTTTTTGACAGAAAGATTTGTGAAATCTCGATTTGAATGGGAGGGAGGAATTAGATTGGATACCCGGATAATGGACGTTTTTTATTTAAAAAGAGGCGAAAATGAGATTACTGCAGAGAATTTTTTTAATTATAGATTTTCTGCTTCTTCAAGTATGAATAAAATTATTAGCCCGAACTTTAAATTTGGATACAATATTGGAACTGCCTGGAAACCCCCGGTTGTCAGTGAACTGTTCTCAGATGGTGTGCATCATGGGGCGGCTTCTTACGAAGTGGGCGACAGAAATCTCACATCTGAAAAGTCAGTTGATAACGCCCTTACAATTGAATTTGAAGCCGGTTATTATCATTTTGAATCACAGTTTTATGTCAATTTTATACAAGATTACATATTTATGGCTCCAACCGGAAACGGAGTGTTGACAATCAGAGGTGCTTTTCCGGAATTTAAATATACTCAGACCGATGCTCTGTTTAAAGGTTTTGATTTAAGTAACAGACTAAATTTTACAAAAAATATAGTTTTCGAAAACCATTTGTCATTTCTAAGGGCCGATGATTTGGAAAGAAGGCAACCTTTGATATTTATTCCAGCCAATCGTTCTGTAAGTAGTATTTCAATTGAGCTACCTCTTAAACTGTTAGAAAAAATCAAAATCAGCCATCAGTTTGTGGCAAAACAAAAACGAGTACCTACGAAATCTGTTTTTGAAAATGAGGAAAATTCTGAATTTCAATTAATTGGCGGTGATTATTCAGCCAGCCCACCTTCTTACAATCTGATAGATCTTTACCTTTCCAAGTCTTATTTATTTAAAAATAAATCGAAAATCAACTGTGGACTGGAAATAAAAAATCTTACCAATACCGTTTACAGAGATTATTTAAACCGGTTTAGATATTTCACTTCTGATCAGGGAATTAATTTTATTTTAAGAATGAACTTGACATTTTGA
- a CDS encoding T9SS type A sorting domain-containing protein, whose amino-acid sequence MTGTKLSNIFFKKGVLGSVLLILTVNFYVYSQSCAQELDFDFKPSLVGVNWGQFPEFTLPFKVVYSGAGWNENYGLQVKRGFSHFSNPTNFSRIPSGNRALMFYNLSEASPLPPWHLEKNPWGNDLPSLQRYWDSRIADFKKLTSGSDFVDTDLVIFDIERQIKADDSILVLKKSPFTPAEIKSLSNEQFILAYKKELQKLYSSSYDYFKTNAHPTASLFSSYTDSPILNTFTNIQGRTWEQWKTQKSAINYICLDFDKQIVGGSFYNHQSFLTPSAYFYYDYPHPFAAEYLSYLLFQIEANRAWSDKEQMLFVWQRYSFNPDYVKKNIKPWMAEAMAIFPFMAGAKGIFFWEDPSDLNEKSNFSNYEYFTKGLYRLSKFKEVFDGDYKIIEEYSARDYNENKKPVWRGIQNGNQLLVAAQNPYAKSENESVEFTIKNGNWSKNITLKGYEIFLCKYDLSLPTATTKDSHDILIFPNPASNELKIKGLCKIGAGGSIKITDSKGNTIISKELRINEDGYVHITGLSGLVPGNYQVLISSGTLIQSRKLLINE is encoded by the coding sequence ATGACAGGTACAAAGTTAAGCAACATTTTCTTTAAAAAGGGAGTTTTAGGCTCTGTACTGTTAATTCTAACGGTAAATTTTTACGTTTATTCTCAAAGTTGTGCCCAGGAATTAGATTTTGATTTTAAACCCTCATTAGTTGGGGTCAACTGGGGACAATTCCCAGAATTCACTTTGCCTTTTAAAGTGGTTTACAGTGGAGCCGGTTGGAATGAAAACTACGGGTTGCAGGTGAAAAGGGGCTTTTCTCATTTTTCAAATCCAACTAATTTCTCCCGGATACCCTCCGGAAATCGGGCTCTGATGTTTTACAATCTTTCTGAAGCTTCTCCTTTACCTCCATGGCATTTGGAGAAAAATCCTTGGGGCAACGACCTCCCATCTTTACAAAGATATTGGGATAGCAGAATTGCTGATTTTAAGAAATTAACAAGTGGAAGTGATTTTGTGGATACTGATCTGGTGATATTTGATATTGAAAGGCAAATTAAAGCCGATGATTCCATTCTTGTTTTAAAAAAATCTCCTTTTACGCCTGCAGAAATTAAAAGCTTGAGTAACGAACAGTTTATTTTGGCATATAAAAAAGAATTACAAAAATTATACAGTTCGTCATACGATTATTTCAAAACCAATGCTCATCCTACCGCAAGCTTATTTAGTAGCTATACAGATAGCCCAATTTTGAATACTTTTACGAATATTCAGGGCCGAACATGGGAGCAATGGAAAACTCAGAAATCAGCAATAAATTATATATGCCTGGATTTTGATAAACAAATCGTAGGAGGTAGCTTTTACAATCATCAGTCTTTTTTGACGCCCTCTGCTTATTTTTATTACGATTATCCACATCCTTTTGCTGCTGAATATTTGTCATATTTATTGTTTCAGATAGAAGCCAATCGGGCATGGTCAGATAAAGAACAGATGCTTTTTGTGTGGCAGAGGTATAGTTTTAATCCAGATTATGTGAAAAAAAACATTAAACCATGGATGGCAGAAGCGATGGCAATATTTCCATTTATGGCAGGGGCAAAAGGTATTTTTTTCTGGGAAGACCCTTCTGATTTGAATGAAAAATCAAACTTTTCTAATTATGAGTATTTTACAAAAGGCTTATACCGGCTATCAAAATTTAAGGAGGTTTTTGATGGTGATTATAAAATTATTGAGGAGTATTCGGCACGAGATTATAATGAAAACAAAAAACCGGTTTGGAGAGGTATTCAAAATGGAAATCAACTACTGGTAGCGGCACAAAATCCTTATGCAAAATCAGAAAATGAATCGGTAGAGTTTACCATAAAAAATGGAAATTGGTCAAAAAATATTACATTGAAAGGCTATGAAATATTCCTATGTAAGTATGACTTATCACTTCCAACTGCTACTACAAAAGATTCTCATGATATTTTAATTTTTCCTAATCCTGCTAGTAATGAATTGAAAATCAAAGGTTTGTGTAAGATAGGAGCAGGCGGATCTATTAAAATAACAGATTCTAAAGGCAATACTATCATTTCAAAAGAACTGAGAATAAATGAGGATGGTTATGTTCATATTACAGGTCTTTCAGGATTGGTACCCGGAAATTATCAGGTTTTGATTTCTTCAGGAACCCTAATCCAAAGCCGGAAATTATTAATCAATGAATAA
- the rpmA gene encoding 50S ribosomal protein L27, producing the protein MAHKKGVGSSKNGRESESKRLGVKLYGGQVAISGNILVRQRGTKHNPGQNVGLGRDHTLFALKDGIVTFKKGRNGKSFVHILPQVTEA; encoded by the coding sequence ATGGCACATAAGAAAGGAGTCGGTAGTTCGAAAAACGGTCGCGAGTCGGAAAGTAAGAGGTTAGGTGTGAAATTGTATGGTGGTCAAGTGGCCATTTCAGGCAATATTTTGGTGCGTCAGCGTGGCACTAAACACAATCCTGGTCAAAACGTAGGTCTTGGTCGTGATCATACTTTGTTCGCTTTGAAAGACGGTATCGTTACCTTCAAGAAAGGTCGCAACGGGAAATCTTTCGTACATATTTTGCCTCAGGTTACTGAAGCTTAA
- the pxpB gene encoding 5-oxoprolinase subunit PxpB, with protein sequence MSSTLQISYINEKALNICFGEGICTEINQKVLSFFSFLKIKNHPEIIDLVPTYNTLGIYFSENFIGNFESTILHLHSEFIENGLTEKNNEEELFEILVSYIGVDLENVAKFCNLEISEVIKIHSEPIYTVAMIGFLPGFPYLMGLDSRLFIPRKNTPELIVKKGSVAIGGIQTGIYPQDSPGGWHIIGTTEQELFFPDSPQKSYLKPGDKIRFIPIKI encoded by the coding sequence ATGAGTAGTACCCTTCAAATAAGTTATATCAATGAAAAGGCATTGAATATTTGCTTTGGGGAGGGGATTTGTACTGAAATTAACCAAAAAGTTCTATCATTTTTTAGTTTTCTAAAAATTAAAAATCATCCCGAAATCATTGACCTTGTACCCACCTACAATACTTTAGGCATTTATTTTTCAGAGAATTTTATCGGAAACTTCGAGAGCACCATCCTGCATCTCCATTCAGAATTCATTGAAAATGGTTTAACTGAAAAAAATAATGAAGAAGAATTATTTGAGATTCTTGTTTCTTATATTGGAGTTGATTTGGAAAATGTGGCCAAATTTTGCAATTTGGAAATTTCTGAAGTCATAAAAATACATTCTGAACCAATTTACACTGTTGCAATGATTGGATTTTTACCGGGTTTTCCTTATTTAATGGGGCTTGATAGCCGACTTTTCATACCAAGAAAAAATACCCCGGAATTAATCGTAAAAAAAGGTAGTGTTGCAATAGGAGGGATTCAGACGGGGATTTATCCCCAGGATAGCCCAGGTGGATGGCATATTATTGGCACAACAGAACAGGAATTGTTTTTTCCAGATTCTCCGCAAAAATCCTATTTAAAACCGGGAGACAAAATTCGATTTATTCCTATTAAAATATGA
- the rplU gene encoding 50S ribosomal protein L21, translated as MYAIVEIAGQQFKVEKGRYIYTHRLAGETNAELVFDKVLLVDNDGAVSVGTPTVSGASVKGTILEHLKGEKVIVFKKKRRKSYQKQNGHRQFLTKVQIDEIVAA; from the coding sequence ATGTACGCAATCGTTGAGATAGCAGGCCAGCAATTTAAAGTTGAAAAGGGTCGTTACATTTATACCCACCGTTTGGCGGGTGAAACGAACGCTGAGCTTGTTTTTGACAAGGTACTCCTTGTTGATAATGACGGTGCGGTATCTGTGGGTACCCCAACCGTAAGTGGTGCTTCTGTGAAAGGCACAATTCTTGAACATCTTAAAGGCGAGAAAGTTATCGTTTTTAAGAAAAAAAGACGTAAAAGTTACCAAAAGCAAAATGGACATCGTCAGTTTCTGACTAAAGTTCAGATTGACGAGATTGTAGCTGCTTAA
- a CDS encoding NifU family protein, with the protein MLKRNTMIYTELSPNPNSMKFVLNYEIVPEGLSFDYPDMKSALEESKASPLAADFFQFPFVQRVFISSNFITLTKDTETEWDEVVFDLKKFLKIYFDENQPVFAQKTIDSNTLIVNASDGPVIAKIKATLDQYVRPAVESDGGAINFSSFDEESGLVKVFLQGSCSGCPSATITLKSGIERLLTSMIPEVKLVEAEGI; encoded by the coding sequence ATGCTTAAAAGAAATACGATGATTTATACTGAGTTGAGTCCAAATCCCAACTCCATGAAGTTTGTACTCAATTATGAAATTGTTCCAGAGGGACTTTCATTTGACTATCCTGATATGAAATCAGCATTGGAGGAATCTAAAGCTTCGCCGCTTGCCGCTGATTTTTTCCAGTTTCCTTTTGTACAAAGGGTTTTTATAAGCTCCAACTTCATTACTTTAACCAAAGACACTGAAACCGAATGGGACGAAGTGGTATTTGACCTGAAAAAGTTTCTAAAAATATATTTTGACGAAAATCAGCCTGTTTTTGCTCAGAAAACTATTGACTCCAACACACTTATAGTCAATGCGAGTGATGGTCCTGTAATTGCCAAAATTAAGGCTACACTAGATCAATATGTAAGACCGGCTGTTGAATCAGACGGAGGTGCTATAAACTTCTCCTCTTTTGATGAAGAGTCAGGACTGGTAAAGGTATTTCTTCAGGGCTCTTGTAGTGGTTGTCCTTCGGCCACAATTACTTTAAAATCAGGTATTGAAAGGCTTTTAACTTCTATGATTCCAGAAGTAAAACTGGTGGAAGCGGAAGGAATCTAA
- a CDS encoding helix-turn-helix domain-containing protein, giving the protein MSLSTDHIKLIFGLKLKQLRQEKGLSLQELSNISGLSMSYINEIEKGKKYPKADKIYALSDALQVEYDNLVSLKLSKKLDPISTLLNSNFLTEIPFDFFGIDPANLLEMLADAPTKLSAFINTVIKIGRSYSMSVEQFYFAVLRSYLEMHNNYFPDLEEIAEKFIAENKLSGNSQIDEFYLSNYLLEHYNIRIEFFDETQYPSLASIRSVFVPKSKKLLLNKRISSDQRAFTLARELGFLFMNLKDRPMTSSWVEVHSFEEVFNNFQASYFAGAILLKKAPLVNDLQAIFEESIFSEKQIKNLIQKYQTTPETLIHRIFSLLPQNFKFDKLFFLRFEAPANTKNYVLTKELHLSKLHDPQENRSENYCRRWVSLKILDELSTLQNKKNSKPTTLVQTQISDYADAGNQYFIISIARPLNIIENTNVSVSIGFEIDDDLRNIIKFIDDPAIQKVKVNQTCEKCSIFDCKERVAAPVILQKKRQIDAMKTTLKNLV; this is encoded by the coding sequence ATGAGTCTAAGCACAGATCACATTAAACTTATTTTTGGCCTGAAATTAAAACAACTCAGGCAAGAAAAAGGATTGTCTTTACAGGAGCTTTCTAATATTTCAGGGCTTTCGATGTCGTACATTAATGAAATCGAAAAAGGAAAAAAATATCCCAAAGCCGATAAGATTTACGCCCTTTCCGATGCCCTGCAGGTAGAATACGACAATCTGGTGTCTTTGAAGCTGAGCAAAAAGCTGGATCCAATTTCTACTTTGTTGAATTCTAATTTTCTTACTGAAATACCCTTTGATTTTTTTGGAATTGACCCGGCAAATCTGCTGGAAATGCTTGCGGATGCACCTACAAAATTGAGTGCTTTTATAAACACCGTTATCAAAATTGGAAGGAGTTATTCCATGAGTGTGGAACAGTTTTATTTTGCGGTTCTTCGTTCATATCTCGAAATGCACAACAACTATTTTCCTGATTTAGAAGAAATTGCTGAAAAATTCATTGCAGAAAACAAGCTTTCAGGCAATTCTCAAATTGATGAATTTTATTTAAGTAATTATTTATTAGAGCATTATAATATTAGAATAGAGTTTTTTGACGAAACACAATATCCCTCTCTAGCTTCGATTCGGTCAGTATTTGTTCCTAAGTCAAAAAAACTATTGTTAAACAAAAGAATAAGTTCAGACCAACGGGCTTTTACTCTTGCACGTGAATTGGGATTTCTATTTATGAATCTCAAAGACCGTCCAATGACCTCTTCCTGGGTTGAAGTTCATTCATTTGAAGAAGTTTTTAACAATTTCCAGGCTTCTTATTTTGCCGGTGCCATTTTGTTAAAAAAAGCTCCATTGGTCAACGATCTACAAGCAATTTTTGAAGAGAGTATTTTTTCCGAAAAACAGATTAAAAATTTAATTCAAAAATATCAGACTACGCCTGAAACGCTAATTCACAGGATTTTCAGTCTTTTGCCTCAAAATTTCAAATTTGACAAACTATTTTTCCTAAGATTTGAAGCTCCTGCCAATACCAAAAATTATGTTTTGACCAAAGAGTTGCATTTATCAAAGCTTCATGACCCCCAAGAAAATCGTAGTGAAAACTATTGCAGAAGGTGGGTATCGTTGAAAATTCTGGATGAATTGAGTACTCTTCAAAACAAAAAGAATAGTAAGCCTACAACTTTGGTCCAGACCCAGATTTCGGATTATGCAGATGCCGGAAACCAATATTTTATTATTTCCATTGCACGACCATTAAATATCATCGAAAATACTAATGTGAGTGTCAGTATTGGTTTTGAAATCGATGACGATTTAAGAAATATTATCAAATTTATCGATGACCCGGCGATTCAAAAAGTGAAAGTAAATCAGACTTGCGAAAAATGTTCAATTTTTGATTGCAAAGAAAGAGTTGCCGCACCTGTGATTCTTCAAAAGAAAAGGCAAATAGATGCCATGAAAACCACTTTGAAAAACCTGGTTTAG
- a CDS encoding glycosyltransferase family 4 protein, with protein sequence MKILIIHQWLWAHYKAKIYSELQTIVNENNDELLVLQTSSNELTRAKLGKADESIHQYNYKLLYDEYYENISNFRRFKAMLYWVRMFKPDVVNISGYYEPAMNLVLLYCKIVGIKVIISVDSTESDNPNIGWKEKIKSLVVKLGDGLFCYGSKSAEYMFKLGVNPEKVLLKNNSVDNQKLESIFKEAKKYCQEKKKELGLRKFNFIFVGRLIKFKNIDNLLAAYNEINSHDWGLLILGNGSEEDKLKKYISDNQLEGVCFIDGKQWFEIPEFMALADVFILPSFSEPWGLVVNEAMACGMPVLVSERCGSAADLVIENENGYTFDPFDVKEMASKMNEFVVKPEIIGQFGLKSKQIIQNFSPEKVASNMMDGFKKVFTA encoded by the coding sequence ATGAAAATATTAATAATTCATCAATGGCTTTGGGCTCACTATAAAGCTAAGATTTACAGCGAGTTACAGACTATTGTGAATGAAAATAACGACGAATTATTGGTTTTGCAAACTTCCAGTAATGAGCTTACAAGGGCCAAATTAGGTAAAGCCGACGAAAGTATTCATCAATACAATTATAAGTTACTTTACGATGAATATTACGAAAATATATCCAATTTCAGACGTTTTAAAGCCATGCTTTACTGGGTTAGGATGTTTAAACCCGATGTAGTCAACATTTCAGGATATTACGAACCTGCCATGAATTTGGTTCTGCTCTATTGTAAAATCGTGGGTATTAAAGTTATTATTTCGGTTGATTCCACAGAAAGTGACAACCCTAACATAGGATGGAAAGAAAAAATCAAAAGCCTGGTAGTTAAATTAGGAGACGGTCTTTTTTGCTATGGAAGTAAATCGGCAGAATACATGTTTAAACTTGGTGTGAACCCGGAAAAAGTTTTACTAAAAAACAATTCAGTTGATAACCAGAAACTTGAGTCCATTTTTAAAGAGGCAAAAAAATACTGTCAAGAAAAAAAGAAGGAATTGGGTCTCAGAAAATTTAACTTTATTTTTGTTGGCCGCTTAATCAAATTTAAAAACATCGATAATCTTCTGGCAGCATACAATGAAATTAATTCTCACGATTGGGGTCTGTTAATCCTAGGAAACGGATCAGAGGAAGACAAATTAAAGAAATACATTTCAGATAACCAATTGGAGGGTGTCTGTTTTATTGATGGAAAACAGTGGTTTGAAATACCGGAATTTATGGCTTTGGCTGACGTATTTATCTTACCAAGCTTTTCAGAACCATGGGGACTTGTAGTAAATGAAGCCATGGCTTGCGGAATGCCTGTTTTAGTCTCTGAGAGGTGTGGCTCTGCAGCGGACTTAGTGATCGAAAATGAAAATGGCTATACATTTGATCCCTTTGACGTAAAAGAAATGGCTTCAAAAATGAATGAATTCGTGGTAAAACCTGAGATTATTGGGCAATTTGGATTAAAATCTAAACAAATAATACAAAATTTTTCTCCAGAAAAAGTTGCTTCCAATATGATGGATGGTTTTAAAAAAGTATTTACTGCATAG